AGTTCATACACATAATACTTGGTAATTGGTGGCTCTTAGCTATGTTTTTTTATGATAATGCTATTTGGGCAGCTATTGTCCCCTTTCTTTTTGTTATAATTAACTATATATCTTACAAAAAAGGACTGATAAGTGCTATGGAACGTGATGGTAGCATAGAAGATCTTGGAACTGTATACTATGCGATATCATTATTTATACTTTCATTATGGACCTTTGGTATAGAAAGACCCTATATAGGAGCCATCGGTATTCTTGTAATGGGCTATGGTGATGGATTTGCAGCAATTATAGGAAGTAAACATGGTCATCACAAGTTCACAATTTTAAGAAAAAGTAAATCAATTGAAGGCAGCTTTTGTGTTTTTATAATAACATTTATTATAAGTATGTTTATAATGCCTATTATAGGCCATCCAGTATCTATACTAAACTCAATTATTTTATCAATAATAGCAACTTTAATTGAAGCTCTAACTCCATTTGGAATGGATAATTTGAGCTTGCCACTAACAATAAGCTATGTATACTACACAATGATATCTTAATACGGAGGTTTAAATATGTTTACCAAAATAATAATAGGACTAATACTCTCTACTATAATATCAATATTAGCCTACAAAAAGAAATCACTATCTATATCTGGAGTACTATCAGCTATATTTTTAGGAACTATTCTCTATTCTATAGGTCATGTTTCTATGTACTCATTAATGATTATTTTCTTTATATTAGGAAGTATTCTTTCAAAAATCAATTCAAAAATTTCATATAAATTAAATCTAAATTCTAGCAAGTTTTTAAAAGAATCCGGTTGTCGCAATTACATCCAAGTATTCGCTAACGGAGTTATTCCACTAATATTTTCAATAATGTATATGACAAACCCAAGCGATTTATTTATAATAGCATCAGCAGCCGCTTTTGCAAGTGCTACATCTGATACATTTGCTTCTGAAATAGGATCTTTGAGTAGTGAAAAACCACATTATTTACTGTCTAGAAAAAATACCGATACAGGACTATCGGGAGGAGTTACTAGACTTGGATTTTTTGCATCTCTTTTAGGAACATTCATAATTTCTTTTTCTTTTGTTTTAATAATAATATTGGAAAGAGGATTTAATTTTAACTTCATATTCTATGGAATTTTAGTTTTTCTCCTTGGCTTTTTAGGTTCAATAATAGACAGTATTCTTGGTGAAAAATTTCAAGTAAAATACTATTCGAATGTATTTAGTGGTAAATTAACCGAAAAATCTATGGAAAATGATATCCCAAATAAAATCGCATCCGGACACCCTTTAATGGATAATAATATGGTAAACTTCTTAAGCATATTAATTTCTGCTTCACTTACATTTATATTTGTATAGAATAAAAAAACTACTATCTATTCTGTTTGATTACTATTAATCATAACATAGATAGTAGTTTTTTATAATTGCGTAAAATTAAATACTATTACTCTATATTTTAAAAATAGTCAGTACTTCCGAACACTCCCATTTGTCCTCCAGTGTGAATAAATAGAATTGTTTCACCTTTAAATCTACCTTTCATTACTTCTTTATAAAAACCATATGCAGCTTTCCCTGTATAAGTAGGATCAAATATGATTCCTTCTTTTTTTATAATATTTTTTATAAATGTTATTTCATCATCACTTGGAATTCTATATCCTTCGCCTACATACCCATCTATAATATCAATTTCAGAACTATGAATTTCTTCTAATTCCAAATCAAATTCATCTATTGTTTCATTGGCTATTTTTGAAATATAATCTATAAAGTATTCCCTTTCTTTCCTAACATTTATTCCTGTCAATTTAACATCTGGCATGAATTTTTTTATTCCCAAAAGTAATCCAGCATAAGTACCACCTGAACCTACAGTTACAACTATTCTATCAAATTTTATTCCTCTAGGAATTTGATTTTTTATTTCTTTTACACAATTCATATATCCTAAATTTCCAAGAGCATTTGATGCACCAAGCGGAATACAATAAGCATTTTTGCCATATTTCAAGTACTCTCTCGCTAATTCATCCATATACTTGTTTAGATATGATTCATCAAACTCTTCTTCATCAATCCACTCAAGTCTTGAACAAGCTAAATCGTTTAGAAAATAATTTCCCGTATAACTTAATTCTTTTTTTGATTTTGCCAAGACCAAGTGACAATCTATTCCCAATTGATTAGCTAAATAGGATGTCGTTCTAGCGTGATTTGACTGAGGTCCACCACAGGTTATTACTGTATCATATCCCAGGTTTACCACCTCACTCATTATATATTCTAATTTTCTAACTTTGTTTCCACTTAGTTCCATTCCAG
This Tissierellales bacterium DNA region includes the following protein-coding sequences:
- a CDS encoding D-cysteine desulfhydrase family protein, with protein sequence MMLEKRLRVANLPTPIQMLQNLSELLELTFYIKRDDFTGMELSGNKVRKLEYIMSEVVNLGYDTVITCGGPQSNHARTTSYLANQLGIDCHLVLAKSKKELSYTGNYFLNDLACSRLEWIDEEEFDESYLNKYMDELAREYLKYGKNAYCIPLGASNALGNLGYMNCVKEIKNQIPRGIKFDRIVVTVGSGGTYAGLLLGIKKFMPDVKLTGINVRKEREYFIDYISKIANETIDEFDLELEEIHSSEIDIIDGYVGEGYRIPSDDEITFIKNIIKKEGIIFDPTYTGKAAYGFYKEVMKGRFKGETILFIHTGGQMGVFGSTDYF
- a CDS encoding DUF92 domain-containing protein — translated: MFTKIIIGLILSTIISILAYKKKSLSISGVLSAIFLGTILYSIGHVSMYSLMIIFFILGSILSKINSKISYKLNLNSSKFLKESGCRNYIQVFANGVIPLIFSIMYMTNPSDLFIIASAAAFASATSDTFASEIGSLSSEKPHYLLSRKNTDTGLSGGVTRLGFFASLLGTFIISFSFVLIIILERGFNFNFIFYGILVFLLGFLGSIIDSILGEKFQVKYYSNVFSGKLTEKSMENDIPNKIASGHPLMDNNMVNFLSILISASLTFIFV